The Podospora pseudoanserina strain CBS 124.78 chromosome 7 map unlocalized CBS124.78p_7, whole genome shotgun sequence region CGAGGCTGCCGTCTTCCATGTCATTGTCGAGGGCCTCGTTGGAGGGGTCGAATTTGGgctggaggaaggcgaggaagaggttgaggaggtagaTGCCGAGGGCGTAGGCCACTGTGAATAGTTCCATCGTTAGCATGCGGTACAAGAAGAGAGGTCGGGTAGACATACCGATATACCAGCCTTGCGCAAAGAAGACGCGcgcaaagaaaaagacgagCAGCACGCCGGTGCCGACCCATCGGTAGAGAGTGTGGGGAGTCGACTGGTCGAGGAGCGCTTGGTATTGCTGTCTTTCTGTTAGTTTTCtgtctcttcctctctgTCCAAACCCAGAGTCTGGTATCGCATACCCTCGACAGCTTGTTCGTTTGCGCAGTCACGGCACCGAAGGCCGACATTGGTTCCTCGACAGCGTCCATCTTGTGTATAATTCTCCCGTCGAAAAGTAGGATCGTCGTGGTCGTTGGCGTTGTGAAGTTGAAGAAAAGACACAAAGTTATCACAGGCTGGTGGACAGCAGAacaagcacagcagcagcagaaagGTGGCAGTGGCTGATTGCGCGTTCTCAGATAGGAGGATACGTGACAGATTAATCGGTTTAGCCACACAGAACTTCCCGCAAGTTTAGGGGGCCTACCCACAAGTGGAAATTTTTGACCAACAACCTGCCACATCTGGCCAGGGTGTGGGGTCGGCACCTTTTACTAAAGTGTGGCTGAGACTTTTTGGTAGCGAGCAACCCCCTGTTCAGTTGCCGCAAGCAGGGGTGGTCATGTTTTAGGCCGAGGATAAGCTTGTACCGGTGACGTCTGGGTGTTAAGAAGGGACGAGCATGTGGAGGGAAGAAGCTACCCCATTGTCCCGAagaatggggggagggtgatcTTAAACATTGCCGTCCAGCATTCCATTCCGTCTGATGGAATTTGTCTTTTATATAAGACTTTAGATTTCTCCATTCCATTCGTGAGCTTCACACATCGTAAAAATGCACCCCACCGCCCGCCTCGCCGTTCGCAGCAGCGGCTTCCGTGCTGCTGCCGGAACAGCTCGTCTCTCCCGCTTCCAGCCATCCACCCTTCCCCGTGTCGTCGTCcgcttttcttcctctggATCAAACCCCCAGTATGAGTTCATCCAAGTGACTGAGCCCCGTCCGGGCGTCGGGCAGAGTATGTCTCCTGAACTatcaccccctcaaccacatATCCATTATTTActttccccctttccatcacCCACTTACTAACCGCCCATTGCAGTCACCCTCAACCGCCCCAAAGCCCTcaacgccctctccacccccctcataACCGAGCTcaacaccgccctcctcaccttccaatcaaccccctccatccgcGCAATCCTCCTAACCGGATCCCAGAAAGCCttcgccgccggcgccgacaTCAAGGAAATGGCACCCTTAACCTTCAGCTCGGCCTACCTCAACTCCTTCATCGAATCCTGgtccaacctcaccaccaccctcaaaaaacccctcatcgccgccgTCTCCGGCCACGCACTTGGCGGAGGGTGTGAGTTAGCCCTCATGGCGGACATGATCTACTGCACCAAAACCGCCAATTTCGGGCAGCCGGAAATCAAACTCGGAACCATCCCCGGAGCGGGCGGGTCGCAgaggttgacgagggcgGTGGGCAAGGCAAAGGCTATGGAGCTGATATTGACGGGGAAGAGTTtctctggggaggaggcggaacAGTGGGGGGTTGCTGCAAGGGCGTTTGGGAGTTATGAGgagttgatggaggagagtcTCAAGACTGCGGAGACGATTGCGGGGTACAGCAAGGTTGCGGTGCAGGCGGccaaggaggtggtgaataAGAGCCAGGAGTTGGGCTTGAGGGATGGGGTCGAGTTTGAGAGACGGGTTTTTCACGCGTTGTTTGGGAGTGAGGATcagaaggaggggatgggggcttttggtgagaagaggaaggctcAGTGGAAGGATCAGTAGAGATGTGGTGAAATTGTGGGGGTATGGGATGTCGGTGATGCTGGTAGAAAGGAAGAGGTGTTTATAGTTGTGATGTAAAAGATCTGTGAAAAGTTATCAAGTTTTTATTGCACATGTCCTGGATGTGTCTCTACAGTCTTGTGTGATCTTACAGCTCTTGATGTCTTTGCCTTTTGTTAGAATCTAAAATTATTCTCTTAAGACCGGCCGCATCATATACACTGTGCACCAGGCATGTCCTCAACAATTTGCATACGGCAAGTAGTATAATGATATTGTTACTCAAAAGCACCCCGAAAAACACCCCAGATTCCAGAGCAAGCCGCACCAGTGGGCAGAGGGCGCACTGCCACACGACTGCCCAAACGAAACGCCAGGTCCAGCCATATCATGGAAATATATGTACACCAAAGTCCTTCGCAAGGGCAGTAAATAATAGCAGTTCGGGCCTGGCCACTGCAGCGGCGTGCGCCGCAATCTGGAAGGCTTTTCCAGATTGATTTTTCTCTTCTTATTTCGCAACtccatccaaccccttctGGTTGGGCTGTCACCCCCCAAGAACCTTTACATACGGCCCAGGAAAcagcccccccttcccttgaTACCACCCGTGAAACCACTCCCCAttcacatcctccacctccccaatctcTGCCCCTTTAGGGAAAAACAACTCATCATCTACCCCCTCGGCCGGAACCCAACCCCAGTTCGCCACTGCTTTTGGGTCTGTTCCCCCATCGGGAGGGAAATCGTCTTCGTCCTGGACAAGTTCGGAGAGTTGCTCTGCTTTTAGATCGGCAACACTCCTGGGGTTTACCCCTTTTGTTGACGTAACCATGTCCACCCCGACCAACCTCGCTTTTCtcgtgctgctgctgctgctgttggggtcAATTTTCCAACTCCATGTTTGATATGATGAGTTTTTTGGAATAGATTCGATACGTAACCGTCGCCCGCCGACAAGGTCCTTGAATATTTTTCTCTTGTAAACCGTCTCGCTCGGGCTGGGGGAAGAAAGCGAAAAAGCCAACATGACCATCCTGTGCCCCTTTGGACAGCGGCGCCATCCCTTTGGGCCGTTTTccatggggaggtggttCATGTCGAGGAAATGGTTGTAGCACGCCACGCAGAGATTTGTACAATCCCCAGCAATGGCAGAGGGTAGTTGGGAAGGGCAGGAGTAGCAGTGATAATAAACTTGGTTGCGAGGTATGGGCTTGGTGCATTGCTCGCAGTGCTGTTTTGGGTCGGACGGGTGGTAGACTCCTTTGCTGCGGGTAGTGCTGTTTGCGACGGCTATTGATGAGGGCGCAAAAGGGGattgttgaggggagggtttAGACATGTaggtgaagggggtgagggggtgggggcaGGATTTTCCTTTGCTGACGCAGGTGTTGCAGTACCCCCAGTCCCCAGCGTTGCAGGTGTCACATCCCCAGTGGAGGTCGTTGCGCGTAAAGGCTGAGCACCCTGAGCAGAAGGTGCCTCGCTGTAACCGATCGGCTGGGTTTTCAGCTGTTAACGTCCGGCGaccttctgctcctcccggAAGGGtagagggggggaggtatCGGCTCCCAACCAGTGTGTGCGGCGGTGGGAGGTCTGAGCCAAGTCGTTTCCACTTCTGGAGGGCGTTTGGGCCGTACCCAAAGAAGTGTAGACATCCCTTGCCGCGGCGGTAGCAGTCGAGACAAATATTCCAGTTGCCTTCGTGGCAGAGATTGCAGTTGTAGTGGAGATCGTATTGGATGTGTTCCCTGAAGCAGTGGTTGCATTGGATCAGGGGCTCTTTATACCACACTGGCTGGGCTCGTCGTAGGGACGCTAATGGCGGAGAGTTGATATCATTGCTCAGCGGCCCTGACGTCGGCGCAAGAGTAGGAGAGTCATGTCGAGCGAGTTCCCTCCTAGCCGGACCAACTTCGGCCGGCAACTCCATCGGTGATTGCTGTGTTGGTATAGTTCCAGCTGGTATCAAAGGTATCGGCATCGTTCCCGCAGGTACAAGCGGTATCGGCTCCCTCAGCGGAGAAGCCCTCTCTCCCGGTGACTCCCTCCGAGACGaaggcgtcgtcgtcgtcgtcgtcaccgTAGCAGAAGTAGGCGAGCTCGAAGTTCCTCCtctcaacctcggcctcaACGGAGCAGGCGCATCCCCCAAAGCCACCGGATCAGTCTGCACCCTACTCCCCACCCTAACCGGCTCAGGAAACTGCGCCGGCGGCAACGGAACCGTGGCGCTCCTCCCACTACTTGACGTCCGTCTCCTACTCCTCCCCGGCTCCTGCACCTCCAGTCTCCCAGCAAAACTGGTACTCGGTGGATACCTCCCCCTAGGCTCCCTGTCACTCTCATTCCCACTCTGACTCGGCGCCCGTGAGTGAACCGTATGCCTACTCGCCGGCCGTgacccctccctcgtcgtcgtAACCACACCAGTCGCCGTCCTACTCCTTGGCCTGACCCCCTCAGTATTATGACTCCTCGAACTagtcccactccccctcaccctccccccctcgtTATTCCTCACCCGTTCCCTATGCCTTCGTCTATACGCCTCCGTTATCCTCCGACTAAGTTCATCATTGTTCTCCAAATCAATATTATCCAAATCCAACCCatccagcaacccctcctcctgaaTCTGCCTcgcaaactcctccacctcccgtTCAATATCCCTCGCATCCACCCCTTCCGTACTGATTAAACTCCTGAGGCTGCTCTGGTGAGTaacctcccgctccctctccctcctcctttccctccttcGCTCACCactatcccccctcctccgccccaacccctccgttGCCTCCCTCAAACTAACAGCCTGCACCCgttccaacaacctcctctcctcctcatcccgttccacctcctccctcgtcctaTCCTGAAACGGCAGTCGCGGCATTATGTCTTCTCCCCGTTTATActgcccatccatctccctcttctcctcctcgctcttgaTCCTCTCACAAGTAGGATTGATCCTTTCAAACATTTCTAGTAGTGTCGCCACCCTAGCATCATGTTTCGTGTCCCTTACCCTATCCCGACAACTCGGACAAGTGTACACGGCGAAAtcgggcgggggagggggaccggggcgggagaggagggaggaggcttggAAGGAGAACCAGGACTTCAGGCAGGGGGCGCAGAAGGTGTGCAGGCAGTCCAGGAGGGTTAGGggggtgtggaggaggtcggtgCAGATCTGCAGCACGGGAACA contains the following coding sequences:
- a CDS encoding uncharacterized protein (COG:O; EggNog:ENOG503NWVX), coding for MSTSTNPGPAISLEAELTCSICTDLLHTPLTLLDCLHTFCAPCLKSWFSFQASSLLSRPGPPPPPDFAVYTCPSCRDRVRDTKHDARVATLLEMFERINPTCERIKSEEEKREMDGQYKRGEDIMPRLPFQDRTREEVERDEEERRLLERVQAVSLREATEGLGRRRGDSGERRRERRREREREVTHQSSLRSLISTEGVDARDIEREVEEFARQIQEEGLLDGLDLDNIDLENNDELSRRITEAYRRRHRERVRNNEGGRVRGSGTSSRSHNTEGVRPRSRTATGVVTTTREGSRPASRHTVHSRAPSQSGNESDREPRGRYPPSTSFAGRLEVQEPGRSRRRTSSSGRSATVPLPPAQFPEPVRVGSRVQTDPVALGDAPAPLRPRLRGGTSSSPTSATVTTTTTTPSSRRESPGERASPLREPIPLVPAGTMPIPLIPAGTIPTQQSPMELPAEVGPARRELARHDSPTLAPTSGPLSNDINSPPLASLRRAQPVWYKEPLIQCNHCFREHIQYDLHYNCNLCHEGNWNICLDCYRRGKGCLHFFGYGPNALQKWKRLGSDLPPPHTLVGSRYLPPSTLPGGAEGRRTLTAENPADRLQRGTFCSGCSAFTRNDLHWGCDTCNAGDWGYCNTCVSKGKSCPHPLTPFTYMSKPSPQQSPFAPSSIAVANSTTRSKGVYHPSDPKQHCEQCTKPIPRNQVYYHCYSCPSQLPSAIAGDCTNLCVACYNHFLDMNHLPMENGPKGWRRCPKGHRMVMLAFSLSSPSPSETVYKRKIFKDLVGGRRLRIESIPKNSSYQTWSWKIDPNSSSSSTRKARLVGVDMVTSTKGVNPRSVADLKAEQLSELVQDEDDFPPDGGTDPKAVANWGWVPAEGVDDELFFPKGAEIGEVEDVNGEWFHGWYQGKGGLFPGPYVKVLGG
- the RER1 gene encoding retention in endoplasmic reticulum protein 1 (BUSCO:EOG09265ANI; COG:U; EggNog:ENOG503NZFK) — translated: MWQVVGQKFPLVGRPPKLAGSSVWLNRLICHVSSYLRTRNQPLPPFCCCCACSAVHQPVITLCLFFNFTTPTTTTILLFDGRIIHKMDAVEEPMSAFGAVTAQTNKLSRQYQALLDQSTPHTLYRWVGTGVLLVFFFARVFFAQGWYIVAYALGIYLLNLFLAFLQPKFDPSNEALDNDMEDGSLGSLPTKQDEEFRPFIRRLPEFKFWHAATRAISISFVCTWFEVFNVPVFWPVLVMYWIMLFVLTMRKQIQHMIKYRYVPFTVGKARYTKNSS
- a CDS encoding uncharacterized protein (COG:I; EggNog:ENOG503NTZK) → MHPTARLAVRSSGFRAAAGTARLSRFQPSTLPRVVVRFSSSGSNPQYEFIQVTEPRPGVGQITLNRPKALNALSTPLITELNTALLTFQSTPSIRAILLTGSQKAFAAGADIKEMAPLTFSSAYLNSFIESWSNLTTTLKKPLIAAVSGHALGGGCELALMADMIYCTKTANFGQPEIKLGTIPGAGGSQRLTRAVGKAKAMELILTGKSFSGEEAEQWGVAARAFGSYEELMEESLKTAETIAGYSKVAVQAAKEVVNKSQELGLRDGVEFERRVFHALFGSEDQKEGMGAFGEKRKAQWKDQ